In Helicobacter ibis, one genomic interval encodes:
- a CDS encoding CiaD-like domain-containing protein: MELKEAILQTLAEIDTKGDYSQDSDNIDGKPERDALLDIIPSDDFDEIPQIESAYKRKIEKLNYKNADELKELLEKYYLEEEKFLESLQDRILVLFEGLQSPNNRNIEAKLDMVLNFLEFTLAIIDERKSAK; encoded by the coding sequence ATGGAATTAAAAGAAGCGATTTTACAGACATTAGCAGAAATAGATACAAAGGGTGATTATTCACAAGATAGTGATAATATAGACGGAAAACCAGAGCGAGACGCACTGCTAGATATAATACCTAGTGATGATTTTGATGAGATTCCACAGATAGAGAGTGCATATAAGCGAAAAATAGAAAAATTAAACTATAAAAATGCTGATGAGTTGAAGGAATTATTAGAAAAATATTACTTAGAAGAAGAAAAGTTTTTAGAATCTCTGCAAGATAGAATCTTAGTGTTATTTGAAGGATTGCAATCTCCAAATAATAGAAATATAGAGGCAAAATTAGACATGGTACTTAATTTCTTAGAATTTACCCTAGCAATAATTGATGAAAGAAAAAGTGCAAAATGA
- the traT gene encoding complement resistance protein TraT yields the protein MIRIFSVLAFFIFLLSGCATNQVQSNVSMTNSIFIDPVHMNDRVIFISVSNTSGEYVNLKPKLVKSLENMGYLVTNNPNEAVFILQTNILYCNVKREENTADGAIIGGAIGAGIGGYNSGATGAVLSGLAGATLGALLGHASEDTIIQMQVDVSIKQINNYGHYTQRQTTMIAEASRRNLQLGEIVNMLEDRISSQISGIFRE from the coding sequence ATGATTCGGATATTTTCTGTATTAGCGTTTTTTATTTTTTTATTATCTGGGTGTGCGACAAACCAAGTGCAAAGCAATGTGAGTATGACAAATAGTATATTCATTGATCCTGTGCATATGAATGATAGAGTGATTTTTATTTCTGTTAGCAATACAAGTGGCGAATATGTGAATCTAAAACCAAAGCTTGTAAAAAGCCTCGAAAATATGGGCTATCTTGTAACTAACAATCCAAATGAGGCAGTATTTATTTTGCAGACAAATATTTTGTATTGCAATGTAAAAAGAGAGGAAAATACTGCAGATGGTGCGATCATTGGCGGTGCGATTGGTGCTGGTATTGGTGGATATAATAGCGGTGCTACTGGTGCGGTTCTTAGTGGATTAGCTGGTGCTACACTTGGTGCGTTGCTTGGACATGCTTCAGAGGATACTATAATACAAATGCAAGTTGATGTTAGTATAAAGCAAATAAATAACTATGGGCATTATACACAAAGGCAAACAACCATGATAGCCGAAGCTTCAAGGCGTAATCTACAATTAGGTGAGATAGTAAATATGCTAGAAGATAGAATCTCTTCACAAATAAGTGGAATTTTTAGGGAGTAA
- the hemB gene encoding porphobilinogen synthase, producing the protein MFKRLRRMRLNPIVRDMVEETSLHIKDFIYPIFVVLGNNIKNTIESMPGVYQLSIDEVLRECGELQGLGINSIILFGIPNIKDSIGSEALDDEGIVAKAVREIKKNFPNMLVCVDLCFCEYTDHGHCGILNPKLNSVDNDLTLEILDKQALILAQSGADIIAPSGAMDGMIYSLRKALDEGGFSHLPIMSYSTKFASGYYGPFRDVAQSTPSFGDRKSYQQNPANRREAILESIEDDAQGADILMVKPALAYLDIVRDIRERTLLPLAVYNVSGEYAMLKFAQKAGIIDYNRVLLETMVGFKRAGADIIISYHAKEVAMLLRSEL; encoded by the coding sequence ATGTTTAAGCGATTAAGAAGAATGAGACTAAACCCTATTGTGCGAGATATGGTAGAAGAAACTTCGTTACATATAAAAGATTTTATTTATCCTATTTTTGTTGTGCTTGGGAATAATATTAAAAACACAATAGAATCCATGCCGGGCGTTTATCAGCTAAGCATTGATGAGGTTTTGAGAGAATGTGGAGAGTTGCAAGGTTTGGGGATAAATTCCATAATTCTTTTTGGGATTCCAAATATAAAAGATAGCATAGGAAGTGAAGCATTAGATGATGAAGGCATAGTTGCAAAAGCTGTGCGAGAGATAAAGAAGAACTTCCCAAATATGCTTGTTTGTGTTGATTTGTGCTTTTGTGAATATACAGACCATGGGCATTGTGGAATCTTAAATCCAAAACTAAATAGCGTAGATAATGACTTAACCTTGGAAATATTGGACAAACAAGCCTTGATACTAGCACAAAGCGGTGCAGATATAATTGCTCCAAGTGGTGCTATGGATGGCATGATATATTCTTTAAGAAAAGCACTTGATGAAGGTGGATTTAGTCATTTGCCTATAATGAGCTATTCTACAAAGTTTGCTAGTGGATATTATGGTCCATTTAGAGATGTAGCACAAAGCACACCTAGCTTTGGTGATAGAAAGAGTTATCAGCAAAACCCAGCTAACAGAAGAGAGGCCATATTAGAATCAATCGAAGATGATGCACAAGGTGCAGATATTTTGATGGTAAAACCTGCCTTAGCGTATCTTGATATTGTAAGGGACATTAGAGAAAGGACGCTACTTCCGTTAGCTGTGTATAATGTAAGCGGAGAGTATGCAATGCTAAAATTTGCACAAAAAGCTGGGATTATTGATTATAATAGAGTGTTATTAGAGACTATGGTTGGCTTTAAGAGGGCAGGAGCAGATATTATAATTAGCTATCATGCTAAAGAGGTTGCTATGCTTTTAAGGAGTGAATTATGA
- a CDS encoding response regulator transcription factor has translation MLEILMIEDDLELAAILAEYLKAHDINVVNYDEPYTGMSAINAQHFDLLLLDLTLPNLDGLEVCRRVAKEKQLPIIITSARNDVDDRVLGLEYGADDYLPKPYDPKELVARIYSVLRRYNKNIKQDENQVSILPFKLNKDSREIYLHDTLLPLTKAEYEILSFMLENKDKALTRDAIAMNADSINPDSGNKSIDVIIGRLRAKIEKNGQKYIHSIRGIGYKLQIKGDTD, from the coding sequence ATGCTAGAAATATTGATGATAGAAGATGATTTAGAGTTAGCTGCAATCCTTGCTGAATACTTGAAAGCTCATGATATTAATGTAGTAAATTATGATGAGCCCTATACGGGTATGAGTGCAATAAACGCTCAACATTTTGACCTCCTTCTTTTAGATCTAACACTCCCAAATTTAGATGGGCTTGAAGTATGCAGAAGGGTAGCTAAAGAAAAACAACTACCAATTATAATTACCTCCGCAAGAAATGATGTTGATGATAGAGTTTTAGGACTAGAGTATGGTGCTGATGACTATCTGCCAAAACCATATGACCCAAAAGAGCTTGTAGCTAGGATATATAGTGTCCTTAGAAGATATAATAAAAACATTAAGCAAGATGAAAATCAAGTGTCAATTTTGCCATTTAAGTTAAACAAGGATAGCAGAGAAATATATTTGCATGATACTTTGCTTCCTTTAACCAAAGCAGAGTATGAAATCCTTAGCTTCATGTTGGAGAATAAAGATAAAGCACTAACTAGAGATGCAATAGCAATGAATGCAGATTCTATAAATCCAGATTCTGGAAATAAAAGTATAGATGTAATAATAGGCAGACTTAGAGCAAAAATAGAAAAAAATGGTCAAAAGTATATACATTCAATACGGGGCATAGGATATAAGCTACAAATAAAAGGCGATACGGACTAG
- a CDS encoding molybdenum-dependent transcriptional regulator, with amino-acid sequence MEVEGRFWIKEQGKNFLGHGKVELLELIDKSGSISQAAKTMKMSYKAAWDSIDSINKLSKEPLVCVVRGGKSGGGAKLTQKGLKLIKIFRQMERLNEALLNVFKNDLESLEDSTIENPLHFRSVTMKTSARNQLQGEIIEIKTGKVNAEVILKTRNNLTISSIITMSSLDELGLKVGMKCYALIKANWIVVFDEKPSKISMKNCIEGEVTNIINGAINCQVEINSNGERLSAIITESSQDSIKLNIGDKVWFGFKANNVILGI; translated from the coding sequence ATGGAAGTAGAAGGAAGATTTTGGATTAAAGAACAAGGCAAAAACTTCTTAGGGCATGGCAAAGTTGAGCTACTAGAGTTAATAGACAAAAGTGGCTCAATTTCACAAGCTGCCAAAACTATGAAAATGAGCTACAAAGCCGCATGGGATAGTATAGATAGCATAAATAAGCTATCAAAAGAGCCTTTGGTATGTGTAGTAAGGGGAGGTAAAAGTGGCGGCGGAGCAAAACTCACACAAAAAGGTCTCAAACTTATAAAAATATTCCGACAAATGGAAAGGCTCAATGAAGCATTACTTAATGTGTTTAAAAACGACTTAGAATCTTTAGAAGATTCTACAATAGAAAATCCACTACATTTTAGGAGCGTAACGATGAAAACTAGCGCTAGAAATCAACTACAAGGCGAGATAATCGAAATTAAAACCGGAAAAGTAAATGCTGAAGTAATATTAAAAACGCGAAACAATTTAACAATTAGTAGCATAATAACGATGAGTTCATTAGATGAGCTAGGGCTAAAAGTGGGCATGAAATGCTATGCACTAATAAAGGCAAATTGGATTGTAGTCTTTGATGAAAAGCCAAGCAAAATCTCAATGAAAAACTGCATCGAAGGCGAGGTAACAAACATAATTAATGGTGCTATAAATTGTCAAGTAGAGATAAATAGCAATGGTGAGAGGTTAAGTGCGATAATAACAGAATCCTCACAAGATTCAATAAAGCTAAACATCGGAGATAAAGTTTGGTTTGGCTTTAAGGCTAATAATGTAATTTTAGGAATTTAA
- a CDS encoding tetratricopeptide repeat protein, protein MKTLTLANIYEIQGHRHEAAEIYKEILKENPDNVEARIALHRLTSNRKRYGKANSDMLDLFIKMDSKVEFNEFERWLLQLWN, encoded by the coding sequence GTGAAGACTTTAACTTTAGCAAATATCTATGAAATACAGGGTCATAGGCATGAAGCAGCAGAAATCTACAAAGAAATACTAAAAGAAAATCCAGATAATGTTGAAGCTAGAATCGCATTACATAGGCTAACAAGCAATAGAAAGAGATATGGCAAGGCAAATTCTGATATGTTAGATTTATTTATAAAGATGGATAGCAAGGTAGAGTTTAATGAGTTTGAAAGGTGGTTATTGCAGTTATGGAATTAA
- a CDS encoding ArsS family sensor histidine kinase — MFKTSIFIKITILFVVAIFFLGASSYYFIREEINNEMLNNQLKYNQFLATINQLVRFGGNIDLIEKYLHELDLNEINDSDILRKFSHHLANNLEYGVYAKIIKDDHAVYLLLQTPTSWSLYGDFHTTKLLNYYILTFVGFFVVVFLFGLVIKSILPLKILRREIRKFANGDTNISIPIKQYDEIGEVADEFNHAVEKINALNNSRKLFLRAIMHELKTPITKGRITAEMLEDSVYKDRLCSVFIRLNSLIDEFANIEKLSSKNHALNKHSYYLSEILDKVFSMLLLDSQQVREYFILPEDEYLLYVDFEMISLAVKNLLDNALKYKTHGRVEIIVNDRDVLIKNYGIELKGDFKDYSKPFFKQDSNPSGGFGLGIYIVNSTLESQELKLEYKHSNGYNIFTIKQVVQNFCRKEKDV, encoded by the coding sequence ATGTTTAAAACATCTATATTTATAAAAATTACAATCTTATTTGTAGTTGCTATCTTTTTTTTGGGTGCTTCTTCGTATTACTTCATAAGAGAAGAGATTAATAATGAAATGCTAAATAATCAACTAAAATACAATCAATTTTTAGCAACCATAAACCAGCTTGTAAGATTTGGCGGAAATATAGACTTGATAGAAAAGTATTTGCATGAGTTGGATTTAAATGAGATTAATGATTCTGATATTTTAAGAAAATTTTCTCATCATTTAGCTAACAATTTAGAATATGGAGTATATGCAAAAATAATCAAAGATGATCATGCAGTATATTTATTGTTACAAACGCCTACTTCATGGAGTTTGTATGGCGATTTTCATACAACGAAATTGCTAAATTATTATATATTAACCTTTGTTGGATTTTTTGTTGTAGTTTTTTTGTTTGGCCTTGTTATAAAGAGTATCTTGCCACTTAAAATATTGCGACGAGAGATAAGAAAGTTTGCCAATGGTGATACAAATATATCAATACCAATTAAGCAGTATGATGAGATTGGTGAAGTTGCAGATGAATTTAATCATGCAGTAGAAAAGATAAATGCATTAAATAATTCGCGGAAACTATTTTTAAGAGCAATAATGCATGAGCTAAAAACTCCAATTACAAAGGGCAGAATCACCGCAGAAATGTTAGAAGATTCTGTGTATAAAGATAGACTTTGTTCGGTATTTATTCGTTTGAATTCTCTAATTGATGAGTTTGCCAATATAGAAAAACTAAGCTCAAAAAACCATGCATTAAACAAACATAGTTACTATTTAAGTGAAATTTTGGATAAAGTTTTTTCTATGTTGCTTTTAGATTCTCAACAAGTTAGAGAATACTTTATTTTGCCAGAAGATGAATATTTGTTGTATGTTGATTTTGAGATGATTAGCTTAGCTGTTAAGAATCTTTTGGATAATGCTTTAAAATATAAGACACATGGGAGAGTAGAAATTATCGTCAATGATAGAGATGTGTTGATTAAAAATTATGGAATAGAACTAAAGGGAGATTTTAAGGATTATTCTAAGCCTTTTTTTAAGCAAGATTCAAATCCTAGTGGCGGTTTTGGCTTGGGTATATATATTGTAAATAGCACGTTAGAAAGCCAAGAATTAAAGCTAGAATATAAACATAGCAATGGATATAATATATTTACAATCAAGCAAGTTGTTCAAAACTTTTGCAGAAAGGAAAAAGATGTTTAA